In Amycolatopsis sp. EV170708-02-1, the following are encoded in one genomic region:
- a CDS encoding LLM class F420-dependent oxidoreductase: MRLGLNLGYWGAGNDAANLALAKKADELDYAVVWAAEAYGSDAPTVLSWVAAQTSRIDVGSAVLQIPARTPAMTAMTAATLDTLSGGRFRLGLGVSGPQVSEGWHGVKFASPLGRTREYVEIVRKALSRDRVRYDGDHFQLPLPGGPGKALTLTVHPVREEIPVYLAAIGPKNLELTGEIANGWLPVFYSPEHAGEQLKLIQAGADKAGRTLDAFDVVPTVPLVVGDDWKACADAVRGYAALYIGGMGSREKNFYNQLACRMGFEREAADVQQKYLGKDYEGAMAAVPLEFIDATSLLGPKERIAERMQAFAESGVTTLTVAPAMPDPEGSAHALEVAAEAIESAGVA; this comes from the coding sequence GTGCGACTCGGACTGAACTTGGGCTATTGGGGCGCGGGGAACGACGCGGCCAACCTGGCATTGGCAAAGAAGGCGGACGAACTGGACTACGCGGTCGTCTGGGCCGCGGAGGCCTACGGTTCGGACGCGCCGACGGTGCTCTCATGGGTGGCGGCGCAGACCTCACGGATCGACGTGGGCAGCGCGGTGTTGCAGATCCCCGCGAGGACTCCGGCGATGACCGCGATGACCGCCGCGACCCTGGACACGCTTTCCGGCGGCCGGTTCCGCCTCGGCCTCGGTGTTTCCGGCCCGCAGGTCTCCGAAGGCTGGCACGGCGTGAAGTTCGCCTCGCCGCTCGGCCGCACTCGCGAATACGTCGAGATCGTCCGCAAGGCGCTGAGCCGCGACCGGGTGCGGTACGACGGCGACCACTTCCAGCTGCCGCTTCCCGGCGGGCCCGGCAAGGCGCTGACCCTGACCGTGCACCCCGTGCGGGAAGAGATCCCCGTGTACCTGGCCGCCATCGGCCCGAAGAACCTCGAACTGACCGGTGAGATCGCGAACGGCTGGCTGCCGGTGTTCTACTCGCCCGAGCACGCCGGTGAGCAGCTGAAGCTGATCCAGGCCGGGGCCGACAAGGCCGGGCGCACCCTCGACGCGTTCGACGTCGTCCCCACCGTCCCGCTGGTGGTCGGCGACGACTGGAAGGCCTGCGCCGACGCGGTCCGCGGGTACGCGGCGCTGTACATCGGCGGGATGGGCAGCCGCGAGAAGAACTTCTACAACCAGCTCGCCTGCCGGATGGGTTTCGAGCGCGAAGCCGCCGACGTGCAGCAGAAGTACCTGGGCAAGGACTACGAGGGCGCCATGGCGGCCGTCCCGCTGGAGTTCATCGACGCGACGTCGTTGCTGGGGCCCAAGGAGCGCATCGCCGAGCGGATGCAGGCCTTCGCGGAGTCCGGCGTCACGACGCTGACCGTCGCCCCCGCCATGCCGGATCCTGAGGGTTCCGCACACGCCCTCGAGGTCGCGGCCGAAGCGATCGAATCGGCCGGTGTCGCCTGA
- a CDS encoding undecaprenyl-diphosphate phosphatase gives MGWFEALVLGLVQGLTEFLPISSSAHLRITAALAGWDDPGAAFTAVTQIGTELAVILYFSAKIGRILRAWFFSIYKKDWRRDPDARLGWLIIVGSMPIVVLGLLLQDAIDETFRDLRITATTLIVFGLILLVADRIGKQQRTLDHLTVPHGLGFGFAQALALIPGVSRSGGTTSAGLLLGYTRAEAAEYSFLLALPAVFGSGLYKLTDIGKDGAPAQWGPTILATLVAFGVGYAVIAWLMSYIKTKSFVPFVIYRLVLGALLFVLIFTGVLDPGAGPHL, from the coding sequence ATGGGATGGTTCGAAGCACTGGTCCTCGGGCTCGTCCAGGGCCTGACGGAGTTCCTGCCGATCTCGTCCAGCGCGCACCTGCGGATCACCGCGGCGCTCGCCGGCTGGGACGACCCGGGTGCCGCGTTCACCGCGGTGACCCAGATCGGCACCGAACTCGCGGTCATCCTGTACTTCTCGGCGAAGATCGGGCGGATCCTGCGCGCCTGGTTCTTCTCGATCTATAAGAAGGACTGGCGCCGCGACCCCGACGCCCGGCTGGGCTGGCTGATCATCGTCGGCTCGATGCCGATCGTGGTGCTGGGCCTGCTGCTGCAGGACGCCATCGACGAAACCTTCCGTGACCTGCGGATCACCGCGACCACGCTGATCGTGTTCGGCCTGATCCTCCTGGTGGCCGACCGCATCGGGAAACAGCAGCGCACCCTCGACCACCTGACCGTGCCGCACGGCCTCGGCTTCGGGTTCGCGCAGGCGCTGGCGCTGATCCCGGGTGTCTCGCGCTCCGGCGGCACCACCAGCGCCGGGCTGCTGCTCGGCTACACCCGCGCGGAGGCGGCGGAGTACTCCTTCCTGCTGGCGCTGCCCGCGGTGTTCGGCTCGGGCCTGTACAAGCTGACCGACATCGGCAAGGACGGCGCCCCGGCGCAGTGGGGGCCGACAATCCTGGCCACGCTGGTCGCGTTCGGTGTCGGGTACGCGGTCATCGCTTGGCTGATGTCCTACATCAAGACCAAGAGCTTCGTGCCGTTCGTGATCTACCGGCTCGTGCTCGGCGCGCTGCTGTTCGTCCTGATCTTCACCGGTGTCCTGGACCCTGGCGCGGGCCCGCACCTGTAA
- a CDS encoding histidine phosphatase family protein: protein MSTVILLRHGKSTANGSGVLAGRTPKVGLDDTGRAQAAALVERLAPVPLAELVVSPMLRCRQTVAKLAEARGLDKIKEPGLSEVDYGDWTGRALKDLFSEPLWRVVQAHPSAAVFPGGEGLAEMQARSVAAVRAHDARITEKHGENAVWLLCSHGDVIKAILADALGQHLDSFQRIVVDPASVSVVRYTETRPFVLRVNDNGGDLAGIVPPPPKAKAKRGKGKQSSDAVVGGTTGA from the coding sequence GTGAGTACTGTGATCCTTCTGCGCCACGGCAAGTCCACGGCGAACGGTTCGGGCGTCCTGGCCGGGCGCACGCCCAAGGTCGGCCTGGACGACACCGGCCGGGCGCAGGCGGCAGCGCTCGTCGAGCGCCTGGCCCCGGTCCCGCTCGCCGAGCTGGTGGTCTCGCCGATGCTCCGCTGCCGTCAGACGGTCGCGAAGCTGGCCGAGGCACGCGGTCTGGACAAGATCAAAGAGCCCGGTTTGTCCGAAGTGGACTACGGCGACTGGACCGGGCGCGCGCTCAAGGATCTGTTCTCCGAACCCCTCTGGCGGGTCGTGCAGGCACATCCGTCGGCCGCGGTCTTCCCCGGGGGCGAGGGGCTCGCCGAGATGCAGGCACGGTCGGTCGCGGCCGTCCGCGCGCACGACGCGCGGATCACCGAGAAGCACGGCGAGAACGCGGTCTGGCTCTTATGCAGTCATGGCGATGTGATCAAGGCGATCCTCGCCGACGCGCTCGGCCAGCATCTCGATTCGTTCCAGCGGATCGTGGTCGACCCGGCGTCGGTTTCGGTCGTCCGGTACACCGAGACTCGTCCGTTCGTGTTGCGCGTCAACGACAACGGTGGCGACCTCGCCGGTATCGTCCCACCGCCGCCCAAGGCGAAAGCCAAGCGTGGCAAGGGAAAACAGAGCTCCGACGCGGTGGTGGGCGGTACCACCGGAGCGTGA
- a CDS encoding M3 family metallopeptidase, producing the protein MISQDNPFAAPSELPYALPPFDRIADEHFLPAFEAGLAEHAAEIEEIANSAEPPTFENTIVALEKSGRLLSRVSSVFFNLAGSNANDEIQRVQAEMAPRLAAHADAINLNPALFARINSLFERKDELGLDTESLRLLERHHTDVRRAGAGLPEADQKRLRELNEQLSTLSTRFQQNLLKDTNELAVVVDDVVELAGLGEDEIATAAETAGEEGKYVLKLTLPTAQAALASLEDRALRERIFTASVSRGNRGNESDNNEVVAELVRLRAERAAVLGFPDHASYVIEDETAKTAQAAVGLLERLAPVAVANAKAEAEELQRYLEADIPGAILRPWDWAFYAERVRKDRFKVDTAALRPYFELNRVLTDGVFFAASKLYGLSFTEREDLPRYHPEVRIFEVFDADGSELGLFLLDYYARDSKRGGAWMNNFVDQTKLLGTKTVVVNVLNVAKPPAGEPTLLTFDEVVTAFHEFGHALHSLLSDVEYPMFSGTNVPRDFVEYPSQVNEMWMLWPEVLANYAKHHVTGEPLPQEQIDKLLASQQYGEGFSTTEYLAASLLDQAWHALGTEDNVDDVQRFEAEALTKAGVALEAVPPRYRTTYFAHIFSGGYSAGYYSYIWSEVLDADTVQWFRENGGLTRENGDHFRRELLGRGGSVDPMAAFRAFRGRDPEIEPLLKRRGLAGA; encoded by the coding sequence ATGATTTCGCAGGACAACCCGTTCGCCGCGCCGAGTGAGCTGCCCTACGCCCTTCCGCCGTTCGACCGGATCGCCGACGAACACTTCCTTCCCGCCTTCGAAGCGGGCCTTGCCGAGCACGCCGCCGAAATCGAGGAGATCGCGAACTCCGCGGAGCCGCCGACCTTCGAGAACACCATCGTCGCGCTCGAAAAGTCCGGCAGGTTGCTGTCCCGCGTGTCGAGCGTGTTCTTCAACCTCGCCGGATCGAACGCGAACGACGAGATCCAGCGCGTGCAGGCCGAGATGGCACCGCGGCTGGCCGCGCACGCCGACGCCATCAACCTGAACCCGGCGCTGTTCGCCAGGATCAACTCCTTGTTCGAACGCAAGGACGAACTCGGTCTCGACACCGAGTCGCTCCGCCTCCTGGAGCGGCACCACACCGACGTGCGCCGCGCCGGCGCCGGGTTGCCCGAGGCCGACCAGAAGCGCCTGCGCGAGCTGAACGAGCAGCTTTCGACGCTCTCGACCCGCTTCCAGCAGAACCTGCTCAAGGACACCAACGAGCTCGCCGTGGTCGTCGACGACGTCGTGGAGCTCGCGGGACTGGGCGAGGACGAGATCGCCACGGCCGCCGAGACCGCGGGCGAGGAAGGCAAGTACGTCCTCAAGCTGACCCTGCCGACGGCACAGGCCGCATTGGCCTCGCTGGAGGACCGTGCGCTGCGCGAGCGGATCTTCACCGCCTCGGTCTCCCGTGGGAACCGGGGCAACGAGTCCGACAACAACGAGGTCGTGGCCGAGCTGGTCCGCCTGCGGGCCGAGCGGGCCGCCGTGCTCGGCTTCCCCGACCACGCCTCGTACGTCATCGAGGACGAGACCGCGAAGACCGCTCAGGCCGCTGTCGGGCTCCTGGAACGTCTCGCGCCGGTCGCGGTCGCCAACGCCAAGGCGGAGGCCGAAGAACTGCAGCGCTACCTCGAAGCCGACATTCCCGGCGCGATCCTGCGGCCGTGGGACTGGGCGTTCTACGCCGAGCGCGTCCGCAAGGACCGGTTCAAGGTCGACACCGCCGCGCTGCGCCCGTACTTCGAGCTGAACCGCGTGCTGACCGACGGCGTCTTCTTCGCCGCGTCGAAGCTGTACGGCCTGAGCTTCACCGAGCGGGAAGACCTGCCGAGGTACCACCCCGAGGTCCGGATCTTCGAGGTATTCGACGCCGACGGCTCGGAACTCGGCCTGTTCCTGCTCGACTACTACGCCCGCGACTCCAAGCGCGGCGGCGCCTGGATGAACAACTTCGTCGACCAGACGAAGCTCCTCGGCACCAAGACGGTCGTGGTGAACGTGCTCAACGTCGCCAAGCCGCCGGCAGGGGAGCCGACCCTGCTGACCTTCGACGAGGTCGTCACCGCGTTCCACGAGTTCGGGCACGCGCTGCACTCGCTGCTTTCCGACGTCGAGTACCCGATGTTCTCCGGTACCAACGTCCCGCGTGACTTCGTCGAGTACCCCTCGCAGGTCAACGAGATGTGGATGCTGTGGCCCGAGGTCCTGGCGAACTACGCCAAGCACCACGTGACCGGCGAGCCGCTGCCGCAGGAGCAGATCGACAAGCTCCTGGCCTCCCAGCAGTACGGCGAAGGCTTCTCGACCACCGAATACCTCGCGGCGTCCCTCCTCGACCAGGCGTGGCACGCGCTGGGCACCGAGGACAACGTCGACGACGTCCAGCGGTTCGAGGCCGAGGCGCTGACCAAGGCCGGCGTCGCGCTGGAAGCGGTGCCGCCGCGCTATCGCACCACCTACTTCGCGCACATCTTCAGCGGCGGCTACAGCGCCGGGTACTACTCCTACATCTGGAGCGAGGTCCTCGACGCCGACACCGTCCAGTGGTTCCGCGAGAACGGCGGGCTCACCAGGGAGAACGGTGACCACTTCCGCCGCGAACTGCTCGGGCGGGGCGGCAGCGTCGACCCGATGGCCGCCTTCCGCGCGTTCCGCGGCCGCGACCCGGAGATCGAGCCGCTGCTGAAGCGCCGCGGCCTCGCCGGGGCCTGA
- a CDS encoding aminotransferase class V-fold PLP-dependent enzyme, protein MHAPDTREGGVDVEAMAALMHTRRPKLVAATHIPTNSGLVQPVAEIGRHCRELSLLYLVDACQSIGQYPIDVEEIGADLLTSTCRKFLRGPRGSGFLFASDRFLEAGHEPLFIDMHGARWSAPGAYEPAKSASRFEEWEFPYATVLGCAAAARYAREVGLEAISRRTPALAARLRAGLGAIAGVEVLDRGPELGALVTFSIKGWEAVPFKEAMDARRINSALSYREFAQFDFGDKDVDWCLRLSPHYYNTEREVDDVAAAVAELAS, encoded by the coding sequence GTGCACGCACCGGACACCCGGGAAGGCGGTGTCGACGTCGAGGCCATGGCGGCCCTGATGCACACGAGGAGACCGAAACTGGTCGCCGCCACGCATATCCCGACCAACTCGGGGCTCGTCCAGCCGGTCGCCGAAATCGGGCGGCACTGCCGGGAGCTCAGCCTGCTGTACCTTGTCGACGCCTGCCAGTCGATCGGCCAGTACCCCATCGACGTCGAAGAGATCGGCGCCGACCTGCTCACCTCGACGTGCCGCAAATTCCTGCGCGGTCCACGCGGTTCGGGGTTCCTGTTCGCCTCCGACCGGTTCCTCGAAGCCGGGCACGAGCCGTTGTTCATCGACATGCACGGCGCCCGCTGGAGCGCGCCCGGCGCATACGAACCCGCGAAGTCGGCTTCCCGCTTCGAAGAGTGGGAATTCCCTTACGCCACCGTGCTCGGATGCGCGGCCGCGGCGAGATATGCCCGTGAGGTCGGCCTGGAGGCGATCTCACGACGCACGCCCGCGCTCGCGGCGAGGCTGCGGGCCGGTCTGGGCGCCATCGCGGGTGTCGAAGTGCTCGACCGGGGACCGGAACTGGGCGCCTTGGTGACGTTCTCCATCAAGGGCTGGGAAGCCGTGCCCTTCAAGGAGGCGATGGACGCCAGGCGGATCAACTCGGCGCTCAGCTACCGGGAGTTCGCGCAGTTCGACTTCGGGGACAAGGACGTCGACTGGTGCCTGCGGCTGAGCCCGCACTACTACAACACCGAGCGGGAAGTGGACGACGTCGCCGCGGCCGTCGCCGAACTCGCCTCCTGA
- a CDS encoding PLP-dependent aminotransferase family protein gives MFAGPAGASPDDVLITAGGQSGLSMAFRAIAAPGSPVLVESPTYPGALAAARAAGLRPVPVPIDYDGVRPDLLAEAFAMTGARLFYCQPTFHNPTGTVLTPERRTQVLEVARAAGAFVLEDDFARHLSHGVTAPRPLITDDRDGTVVHLTSVTKAAAPSLRIGALIARGPVLDRMKAIRRVDDFFVSRPLQEAALELLSAPSWERHVRKLGTELRERCGKAAAALAGECPEWTVARLPEGGLHLWVRLPAGSDANAVARAARERGVVVGAGDRFFAAEPAGPFLRLGFAAAADIAELAEGIRRLS, from the coding sequence GTGTTCGCGGGGCCTGCCGGTGCGTCGCCGGACGACGTTCTGATCACCGCCGGCGGTCAGAGCGGGCTCTCCATGGCGTTCCGGGCGATCGCGGCGCCCGGCAGCCCGGTCCTCGTCGAATCGCCGACCTATCCGGGAGCGCTCGCCGCCGCGCGGGCGGCGGGGCTCCGTCCGGTACCGGTCCCGATCGACTACGACGGGGTCCGGCCGGATCTGCTGGCCGAGGCGTTCGCGATGACCGGCGCCCGGCTCTTCTACTGCCAGCCCACCTTCCACAACCCGACCGGGACCGTGCTCACGCCGGAGCGCCGCACTCAGGTGCTGGAGGTGGCGCGGGCGGCGGGCGCCTTCGTGCTGGAGGACGACTTCGCGCGGCACCTTTCGCACGGTGTCACGGCACCGCGTCCGCTGATCACCGACGACCGCGACGGCACGGTCGTCCATCTGACGTCGGTGACCAAGGCCGCCGCGCCGAGCCTCCGGATCGGGGCGCTCATCGCGCGTGGGCCCGTTCTCGACCGGATGAAGGCGATCCGGCGGGTCGACGACTTCTTCGTCTCCCGTCCGTTGCAGGAGGCGGCTCTCGAACTGCTCAGCGCGCCGTCCTGGGAACGTCATGTGCGGAAACTGGGCACCGAATTGCGAGAGCGGTGCGGAAAGGCGGCCGCGGCGCTGGCGGGGGAGTGTCCTGAATGGACTGTCGCGCGGCTGCCGGAGGGTGGGTTGCACCTGTGGGTGCGGCTACCGGCGGGGAGCGACGCCAACGCGGTCGCCCGTGCGGCGAGGGAACGGGGAGTCGTGGTCGGGGCGGGGGACCGGTTCTTCGCCGCCGAACCAGCCGGACCGTTCCTCCGGCTCGGCTTCGCCGCCGCGGCCGACATCGCCGAACTCGCCGAAGGCATCAGGCGCCTGAGCTGA
- a CDS encoding right-handed parallel beta-helix repeat-containing protein — MPEIRFFVSPNGRDDWPGTAEQPFATPKAAQKAVRAATATMTGDVIVSFTTGVYRLDESLVFTDTQGDSGSNGFRVVYQAHGYGTADQAKVELSGGREITGWTTGDDGIWSAPIGDLAPRRLTVGGTPATRAARTDGLPGSVTKTATGYVTDSIEPQSWPDPSGLEFVYPGVYPWSEARLAVASISGDASSTTITMAQPAFDNAKSLYDAKWYGAGGDGTWDGLAAPATLENNVAFLTEPGTFAVSRTDAGDHVLHYRPRSGEEIGKTTVVAPVLETLVSGQGVHDLVLRGFTFTDATWSGPTRTGGYLHYHGNARYERGGFQKIDLGADVGYVHVPAEPVQLPANVSLTSVERVTLEGNRFTRLGAGGLRVEDATDVGILANVFDEISGSGIAVHTSTRAAVEDNLVHHIGTEYRGSPAVLVVESAETSVAHNEIHDVPHNGIVITGGERAQGTQVISNLVERTMGKLMDGGGIYLSAPQGSSFAGGALVRGNVIRDVLTSYNFGLYADYGAAWITVLGNIVHRADTPIVLQVGPPMENVAFVGNIWDALPDGYDTPPETVTVAGNTVLPKESFDDAVRADPAGADILTRAGRRGLER; from the coding sequence ATGCCTGAAATCAGGTTCTTCGTATCCCCGAACGGCAGAGACGACTGGCCCGGCACCGCCGAGCAGCCGTTCGCCACCCCGAAAGCGGCCCAGAAGGCCGTCCGTGCCGCCACGGCCACCATGACCGGCGACGTCATCGTCTCCTTCACGACCGGCGTTTACCGCCTCGACGAATCCCTTGTCTTCACTGATACACAGGGCGATTCCGGCTCGAACGGGTTCCGCGTCGTCTACCAGGCACACGGCTACGGAACAGCGGACCAGGCGAAGGTCGAACTGAGCGGCGGCCGCGAGATCACCGGCTGGACGACGGGCGACGACGGCATCTGGTCAGCGCCGATCGGCGACCTGGCGCCGCGACGGCTCACCGTCGGCGGCACACCCGCGACAAGGGCGGCCCGCACGGACGGACTCCCGGGAAGTGTGACGAAAACAGCGACTGGTTACGTCACAGACAGCATCGAGCCCCAGTCGTGGCCGGATCCCTCCGGGCTGGAGTTCGTTTACCCAGGCGTCTACCCGTGGTCCGAGGCCCGGCTCGCGGTCGCGTCGATCTCCGGCGACGCCTCCTCGACCACGATCACCATGGCTCAACCGGCCTTCGACAACGCCAAGTCCCTCTACGACGCCAAGTGGTACGGCGCGGGCGGTGACGGCACCTGGGACGGCCTCGCCGCACCGGCCACACTTGAGAACAACGTGGCCTTCTTGACCGAGCCGGGAACCTTCGCCGTCAGCCGAACCGACGCGGGCGATCACGTCCTGCATTACCGCCCGCGCTCCGGAGAGGAGATCGGGAAGACCACCGTCGTCGCTCCGGTGCTCGAAACGCTCGTCAGCGGACAGGGCGTGCACGACCTCGTGCTGCGCGGTTTCACCTTCACCGACGCGACCTGGTCCGGCCCCACCCGAACGGGCGGCTACCTGCACTATCACGGCAACGCACGCTACGAACGAGGCGGCTTCCAGAAGATCGACCTCGGCGCGGACGTGGGCTATGTCCACGTGCCCGCGGAGCCCGTCCAGTTGCCCGCCAACGTCAGTCTCACGTCGGTCGAGCGAGTCACCTTGGAGGGCAACCGTTTCACCCGGCTCGGCGCGGGAGGGCTGCGGGTCGAGGACGCCACCGACGTGGGCATCCTGGCGAACGTCTTCGACGAGATCTCGGGCAGCGGGATCGCCGTCCACACGAGCACCCGTGCCGCGGTCGAAGACAACCTCGTCCATCACATCGGCACCGAATACCGAGGGTCGCCCGCCGTCCTCGTCGTCGAGTCCGCGGAGACCTCCGTGGCGCACAACGAGATCCACGACGTCCCGCACAACGGCATCGTGATCACCGGTGGGGAGCGAGCCCAGGGCACACAGGTGATCTCGAACCTCGTCGAACGCACCATGGGGAAGCTGATGGACGGCGGCGGGATCTACCTGTCCGCGCCACAGGGCTCGTCGTTCGCCGGCGGGGCACTGGTCCGCGGCAACGTCATCCGCGATGTCCTCACCTCGTACAACTTCGGCCTCTACGCCGACTACGGCGCGGCGTGGATCACCGTCCTCGGCAACATCGTCCACCGGGCCGACACCCCGATCGTGCTCCAGGTGGGCCCGCCGATGGAGAACGTGGCCTTCGTCGGCAACATCTGGGACGCCCTGCCCGACGGCTACGACACCCCACCCGAGACGGTGACCGTGGCCGGGAACACGGTGCTGCCCAAGGAGAGTTTCGACGACGCCGTCCGGGCGGACCCGGCGGGCGCGGACATCCTCACGCGGGCGGGCCGCCGGGGTCTGGAACGATGA
- a CDS encoding TetR/AcrR family transcriptional regulator C-terminal domain-containing protein, with amino-acid sequence MAEDDAQPDPERAIELLWGTSEPERPGLSLGRIVAAAVEVADAEGLASLSMRKVAERFGTTTMSLYRYVPGKAELVELMRDAVYGEFPMGASDGLGWRAGLERWARRAREMYRRHPWLVHSAGTRRLPGPNIMAGYDHALDVASRSGLAPAQVIAVVNLVGGFVESAARQAGEAAELQRRTGVSHERWWSERESLFERLDGYPTLERLWKAGGMDAPLDAFEFGLQRTLDGVEALIQSQGSEVISDETGGGECVVCGKPLDGGGRGRPRDYCSRACQQRAYRRRQAQSN; translated from the coding sequence GTGGCGGAAGACGACGCGCAGCCGGATCCGGAGCGCGCGATCGAACTGCTGTGGGGGACGTCCGAGCCGGAGCGGCCCGGGTTGAGCCTCGGCCGGATCGTCGCGGCGGCCGTCGAGGTCGCGGACGCCGAAGGGCTCGCTTCGCTGTCGATGCGCAAGGTCGCGGAACGTTTCGGTACCACCACCATGTCGCTCTACCGGTACGTCCCCGGCAAGGCGGAACTGGTGGAACTGATGCGTGACGCGGTGTACGGCGAGTTCCCGATGGGGGCTTCGGACGGGCTCGGCTGGCGAGCGGGCCTCGAACGCTGGGCGCGGCGGGCCCGGGAGATGTACCGACGGCATCCGTGGCTGGTCCACAGCGCCGGAACCCGTCGCCTGCCGGGTCCGAACATCATGGCCGGCTACGACCACGCGCTGGACGTGGCCTCGCGTAGCGGTCTGGCGCCGGCGCAGGTGATCGCGGTGGTGAACCTGGTGGGCGGATTCGTCGAGTCGGCCGCGCGCCAGGCCGGGGAGGCCGCGGAGCTTCAGCGGCGCACCGGGGTGTCCCATGAGCGCTGGTGGAGTGAACGCGAGTCCCTCTTCGAGCGCCTGGACGGTTATCCGACCCTGGAGCGGCTGTGGAAAGCCGGGGGAATGGACGCGCCGCTCGACGCCTTCGAATTCGGGCTGCAGCGGACCCTCGACGGTGTCGAGGCGCTCATCCAAAGCCAGGGGAGTGAGGTAATCAGTGACGAAACCGGGGGAGGGGAGTGCGTCGTCTGCGGTAAGCCACTGGACGGGGGAGGGCGGGGCAGACCACGGGACTATTGCTCGAGGGCATGCCAGCAGCGGGCCTATCGGCGTCGCCAGGCCCAGTCGAACTGA
- a CDS encoding SWIM zinc finger family protein, with protein MITEVLLEQLEEDAPTSVLFQGFLEPGAQAAQALLVLGKVARTRFWMPPSMVNRLIAESDPVFTADRTTLRAEAFSPCCGLYARLDLPDVGGLGDGCTNVDLSDATRTVLAGVVAQDPLHLTVRGEGIRLRTLDGQNDESVVPLPDRWVSGFAEVAAVTAGAVEQAALDKAETRNFLRRLPTSVGRSWVVASGRGLRLTSRPGHDSIPATGLHRLRVVEPLIRFAQGLTVYTRPDSEVATWVLRLDRAQLVVTLSPEPARGFSGEGGWLNALAAGLEAPELVAGRAGHDVVDGTWFPRELPSGAAPANGRLAKARELLAAGAVRRLPDGGYEITRAGSVQRVRLSPVGCTCAWWAKHQENRGPCSHVLAARMSAAES; from the coding sequence GTGATCACCGAGGTCTTGCTGGAGCAGCTGGAAGAGGACGCGCCGACGTCCGTGCTCTTCCAGGGGTTTCTGGAGCCCGGAGCACAGGCCGCCCAAGCGCTGCTCGTGCTGGGGAAGGTCGCCCGCACACGGTTCTGGATGCCGCCGTCGATGGTGAACCGGCTGATCGCCGAGTCCGATCCGGTGTTCACCGCGGATCGGACGACGTTGCGCGCGGAGGCTTTCTCGCCGTGCTGTGGTCTGTACGCCAGGCTCGACTTGCCGGACGTGGGCGGTCTCGGCGACGGCTGCACGAACGTCGACCTGTCCGACGCGACGCGGACCGTCCTCGCGGGAGTCGTTGCCCAAGATCCGTTGCACCTGACCGTTCGTGGCGAGGGAATCCGGCTCCGCACTCTCGACGGGCAGAACGACGAGTCCGTGGTGCCGCTGCCGGATCGTTGGGTGTCGGGGTTCGCCGAGGTCGCCGCGGTCACGGCGGGAGCGGTCGAGCAAGCGGCATTGGACAAGGCGGAGACACGGAACTTCCTGCGGAGACTTCCGACTTCGGTCGGCAGGTCGTGGGTGGTGGCGTCGGGCCGCGGGCTCCGGTTGACGTCACGGCCGGGGCACGACTCGATTCCGGCGACCGGGCTCCATCGGTTGCGGGTCGTCGAGCCGCTCATCCGGTTCGCCCAGGGACTGACCGTCTACACGCGACCGGACAGCGAGGTCGCGACTTGGGTGCTCCGGCTGGATCGGGCGCAGCTCGTCGTCACGCTGTCCCCGGAGCCGGCCCGCGGCTTCTCCGGCGAAGGAGGCTGGCTGAACGCGCTGGCGGCGGGTCTCGAAGCGCCGGAACTTGTCGCGGGGCGCGCCGGTCACGACGTCGTCGACGGCACGTGGTTCCCGCGTGAGCTTCCGAGTGGGGCTGCTCCGGCGAACGGTCGGCTCGCGAAAGCCCGTGAGCTCCTCGCCGCCGGAGCCGTCCGGAGGTTGCCGGACGGTGGCTACGAGATCACCCGCGCCGGCTCGGTGCAGCGTGTCCGGCTTTCGCCCGTCGGGTGCACGTGTGCGTGGTGGGCCAAGCATCAGGAGAACCGGGGGCCCTGTTCGCACGTGCTGGCAGCCCGGATGTCAGCCGCTGAGTCGTGA